The following coding sequences are from one Epilithonimonas vandammei window:
- a CDS encoding DUF6904 family protein: MIYTIPTKKGLGIEIWGTRDDLEYLYNIVSKFWNDPSLSPIKGYEDKNHLISGFSYEIRKASYGSRLTRTHSHYSFEEIPYCGVQVSWVHIIFSIAALKYNMKLMKSDKADIAMFLHLEYWIERSMKGYDPVGAVNLLPYLDDAIHTGNENLYLYMRHINSTFFGLKGGKKSFRNLAQLMRTAVFSTDEYNDLQNFLQSEANKHNCKVEDLELNDDDKIYEIEW, encoded by the coding sequence ATGATTTACACCATACCAACAAAGAAAGGTTTAGGAATTGAGATTTGGGGAACGCGCGATGATCTGGAATACCTATACAATATTGTCTCAAAATTTTGGAATGATCCGTCGCTCTCACCAATAAAAGGATACGAAGATAAAAATCATCTCATCAGCGGTTTTTCTTACGAAATACGAAAAGCATCGTACGGAAGCAGGCTGACCAGAACCCATAGTCATTATTCTTTCGAAGAGATTCCATATTGTGGCGTTCAGGTTTCCTGGGTTCATATCATATTCTCTATTGCCGCACTGAAATACAATATGAAATTAATGAAAAGCGATAAGGCGGATATCGCGATGTTTTTACATTTGGAATATTGGATAGAAAGGTCAATGAAAGGTTATGATCCTGTCGGAGCCGTCAATCTCTTACCCTATCTGGATGACGCTATTCACACAGGTAATGAAAATCTGTATCTTTATATGCGGCATATCAATTCAACATTTTTTGGCTTGAAGGGCGGCAAGAAATCGTTTAGAAACTTAGCACAGCTGATGCGGACTGCGGTCTTTTCAACGGATGAATACAATGATTTACAAAACTTTCTGCAGTCGGAAGCTAATAAGCACAACTGTAAAGTTGAGGATTTGGAATTGAATGATGATGACAAGATATACGAAATAGAATGGTAA